The Triticum aestivum cultivar Chinese Spring chromosome 3A, IWGSC CS RefSeq v2.1, whole genome shotgun sequence genome includes a region encoding these proteins:
- the LOC123063519 gene encoding protein BOBBER 1 produces MAIISEDIMQEDDVSTQPQHAVKENSTEVEKKEKDESKGRQPNSGNGLDLEKYSWAQQLPEVNISVPLPEGTKARFVVCEIKKDHLKVGLKGQPPIIDGELHKPVKVEDCFWSIEDGSLLSILLTKRNQSDWWKSLIKGDPEIDTQRAEPESSKLSDLDPETRDEAPL; encoded by the exons ATGGCGATTATCTCCGAGGACATCATGCAGGAGGACGATGTTTCGACGCAGCCGCAGCACGCCGTGAAGGAGAACAGCACGGAagtggagaagaaggagaaggacgaGAGCAAGGGGAGACAGCCAAACTCGGGCAACGGCCTCGACCTGGAGAAGTACTCGTGGGCGCAGCAGCTACCAGAGGTGAACATCTCCGTCCCCCTCCCTGAAGGAACGAAGGCGAGGTTCGTCGTCTGCGAGATCAAGAAGGACCACCTCAAGGTCGGACTCAAGGGCCAGCCTCCCATCATCGAT GGTGAGCTGCACAAACCAGTTAAGGTCGAGGACTGCTTCTGGAGCATCGAGGACGGAAGCTTGCTGTCCATACTGCTGACGAAGCGTAATCAGAGCGACTGGTGGAAATCGCTGATCAAAGGCGATCCGGAGATCGACACCCAGCGCGCCGAGCCGGAGAGCAGCAAGCTCTCGGATCTGGACCCGGAGACCAGGGACGAAGCTCCCTTGTAG
- the LOC123059483 gene encoding SKP1-like protein 1, whose translation MAAEEGEKKMILLKSSDGEGFQVEEAVAMESQTIRHMIEDDCTDNGTPLPNVDSKILAKVIEYCKKHVQASPNPADNSGAADASSSTSTAPAEDLKSFDAEFVKVDQATLFDLILTANYLNIKGLLDLTCQTVADMIKGKTPEEIRKTFNIKNDFTPEEEAEIRRENQWAFE comes from the coding sequence ATGGCGGCCGAGGAAGGCGAGAAGAAGATGATCCTGCTCAAGAGCTCGGATGGCGAGGGTTTTCAGGTCGAGGAGGCGGTCGCCATGGAGTCGCAGACCATCCGCCACATGATCGAGGACGACTGCACCGACAACGGGACCCCGCTTCCCAACGTCGACTCCAAGATCCTCGCCAAGGTCATCGAGTACTGCAAGAAGCACGTCCAGGCCAGCCCCAATCCGGCTGACAACTCTGGCGCCGCCGACGCAAGCTCCTCCACCTCTACTGCCCCCGCTGAGGACCTCAAGAGCTTCGACGCTGAGTTCGTCAAGGTCGACCAGGCCACCCTCTTCGACCTCATCCTGACTGCAAACTACCTCAATATCAAGGGATTGCTCGACCTTACTTGCCAGACTGTTGCAGACATGATCAAGGGTAAGACCCCGGAGGAGATCCGCAAGACTTTTAACATCAAGAATGACTTCACACCCGAGGAGGAGGCCGAGATCCGCAGAGAGAACCAGTGGGCTTTTGAGTAG